The Camelina sativa cultivar DH55 chromosome 14, Cs, whole genome shotgun sequence genome includes a window with the following:
- the LOC104739960 gene encoding coilin-like: MEEEKLRVRLVFEDRRILSKYQKKQGLTRSWVVLNRKCQRTVSEFSDHIFHTFNLFEACPHGLTLSMEGFVLPPFESSCVLKDKDIVCVKKKKKSLLEIVGEDSEENDYKAIEVVERPQIRPGEMLLANEEFEKETGGYESESEEDELEEIAEEFVPEKKTSKKRKASSKSLSSKRKKCKLATTEESPKKREDAAIVSNVVKKTKKKRSLDVQTAENDEQNVSKTKPITSSKRSSQQEDGKEPNDLCQPSADTKKTPSRSARRKKAKRQWLREKTKLEKEELQQKQLVVAPSQKPVITIDHHVAEENHFEALEHQQQDELGDGVGDEVVPVEVRPGHIRFKPLAGTDEAPVENETPAENFLWNGNMAKKKGQKWGTEKTRFSKRYAQDFNEETPYQTQPAEAETFAKGPIDYDQLVAYTGSVEKGDIIAYRLLELTSSWTPEVSSFRVGKISYYDPDSKKVTLMPVQEFPIEKKTEEDDDFSMQPDTSLYKEDGSLEIEFSALLDVRSVKTRGSDSAEVTKSAPPEPDQSATKQKLSASKDLQTPIKENGKVNPWEELSEALSAKKAELSEANNGWNKKGSSSGGSWSYKALRGSAMGPVMNYLRSQNEI, from the exons ATGGAGGAAGAGAAGTTGAGGGTTCGTCTGGTTTTTGAGGACCGACGGATTCTGAGTAAGTATCAGAAGAAACAAGGTCTAACACGGAGCTGGGTTGTTCTGAATCGTAAATGTCAGCGTACTGTTTCAGAGTTTTCTGATCATATCTTTCATACATTCAACCTCTTTGAAGCTTGTCCTCATGGCCTCACTCTATCT ATGGAAGGGTTCGTTTTGCCACCGTTCGAGTCGAGCTGTGTATTGAAGGATAAAGATATCGTTTG tgttaagaagaagaaaaaatcgtTGTTGGAGATTGTTGGGGAAGACAGTGAGGAGAATGATTACAAGGCGATTGAGGTTGTGGAGAGGCCTCAGATTCGTCCTGGTGAAATGCTTCTTGCTAATGAGGAATTCGAAAAGGAAACTGGAGGATATGAAAGTGAGTCTGAGGAAGATGAGCTTGAAGAGATAGCGGAGGAGTTTGTGCCAGAGAAGAAGACTTCCAAGAAGCGTAAAGCTTCAAGCAAAAGCCTAAGCTCCAA GAGGAAAAAATGTAAGTTAGCTACTACTGAAGAATCTCCCAAGAAAAGAGAAGACGCAGCTATTGTAAGCAATGttgtgaagaagacgaagaagaagaggtcattGGATGTACAGACAGCTGAAAATGATGAACAGAATGTCAGTAAAACCAAGCCTATTACCAGTTCAAAGAG GTCATCGCAACAAGAAGATGGCAAAGAGCCTAACGATCTGTGCCAACCATCTGCTGACACTAAAAAG acaCCTAGCAGAAGTGCTCGGCGTAAAAAGGCTAAACGGCAATGGTtgagagagaagacaaaactAGAAAAGGAAGAG CTTCAACAGAAGCAGTTGGTTGTAGCACCTAGCCAAAAACCAGTCATCACTATAGATCACCACGTGGCTGAGGAAAATCACTTTGAAGCTCTTgaacatcaacaacaagatgAGCTTGGTGATGGTGTTGGGGATGAAGTGGTTCCTGTGGAAGTGAGACCAGGCCACATTCGCTTCAAGCCGCTCG CTGGAACAGATGAAGCTCCCGTTGAAAATGAAACTCCTGCG GAAAACTTCTTGTGGAATGGAAACATGGCGAAGAAGAAAGGACAAAAATGGGGCACAGAGAAGACAAGATTTTCCAAACGATATGCTCAGGATTTCAATGAAGAAACGCCTTATCAGACACAACCCGCGGAAGCTGAAACATTTGCAAAGGGTCCGATCGATTATGACCAACTTGTGGCTTACACTGGCTCAGTAGAG AAAGGAGATATTATTGCATACCGTCTCCTTGAGCTAACATCATCTTGGACGCCTGAGGTTTCCTCTTTTCGG GTTGGGAAGATAAGCTATTATGATCCAGACTCGAAGAAGGTGACGTTGATGCCTGTTCAAGAATTTCCAATCGAGAAAAAGACAGAAGAGGACGATGATTTCTCAATGCAACCTGATACATCTCTTTATAAAGAAGACGGATCCTTGGAG ATAGAATTTTCTGCTCTGCTCGATGTCCGCAGTGTCAAAACAAGGGGATCAGATTCCGCAGAAGTCACCAAGTCAGCACCGCCCGAGCCTGACCAGTCAGCTACAAAGCAAAAGCTAAGCGCAAGCAAAGATTTGCAGACCCCTATAAAAG AAAATGGAAAAGTGAATCCCTGGGAGGAATTAAGTGAAGCTTTAAGTGCAAAGAAAGCAGAATTGTCTGAGGCGAACAATGGCTGGAACAAGAAAGGGAGTTCAAGTGGAGGCTCATGGTCTTACAAGGCACTGCGAGGCAGTGCTATGGGTCCGGTAATGAATTATCTAAGATCTCAGAATGAGATTTGA
- the LOC104739962 gene encoding pentatricopeptide repeat-containing protein At1g13040, mitochondrial has translation MHQTLGAVRLAYRSRIANLVKSGMIDNAVQVFDEMRQSSYRVFSSDYNRFIGVLVKESRFELAEAIYWDMKPMGFSLIPFTYSRFISGLCKVKKFGLIDALLRDMETLGFIPDIWAFNIYLDLLCRENKVGFAVQTFFCMVQRGREPDVVSYTILINGLFRAGKVTDAVEIWNEMIRSGVRPDNKACASLVVGLCHARKVDLAYEMVAEEIKSARVKLSTVVYNALISGFCKAGRIEKAEALKAFMSKIECEPDLVTYNVLLNYYYDNNMLKKAEGVMTEMVRSGIELDAYSYNQLLKRHCRVSHPDKCYTFMVKEMEPRGFCDIVSYSTLIETFCRASNTRKAYKLFEEMRQKGIVMNVVTYTILIKACLREGKSSVAKKLLDQMTELGLSPDRIFYTTILDHLCKSGNIDKAYGVFNDMVKHGITPDAVSYNSLISGLCRSCRVTEAIKLFEDMESKECCPDELTFKFIIGGLIRENKLSAAYKVWDQMMDKGFTLDRDVSDTLIKASCSMSADV, from the exons ATGCATCAGACGCTGGGCGCAGTACGCCTTGCATACCGCTCGCGTATCGCCAACCTCGTGAAGTCAGGTATGATCGACAACGCTGTtcaggtgttcgatgaaatgcgtCAGTCAAGCTACCGTGTTTTCTCTTCCGATTACAACCGTTTCATCGGGGTTTTGGTCAAAGAGTCTAGATTTGAGCTTGCTGAGGCTATATATTGGGATATGAAGCCAATGGGTTTCTCCCTCATCCCCTTCACTTACTCGAGGTTTATCTCGGGTTTATGTAAAGTTAAAAAATTTGGTCTCATTGACGCCCTTCTGAGGGATATGGAAACCCTTGGATTCATACCAGATATCTGGGCGTTCAACATTTACTTGGATCTGTTGTGTCGAGAGAATAAAGTAGGTTTTGCTGTTCAAACGTTCTTTTGTATGGTTCAGAGAGGTAGGGAACCGGATGTTGTATCTTATACTATACTTATTAATGGGTTATTTAGAGCTGGTAAGGTCACTGATGCTGTTGAGATTTGGAATGAAATGATTCGTAGCGGAGTTAGGCCAGATAATAAAGCATGTGCATCACTTGTTGTTGGGTTATGTCACGCTCGGAAAGTTGATTTGGCTTATGAGATGGTGGCGGAGGAGATCAAGAGTGCAAGAGTTAAGCTTAGTACAGTGGTTTATAATGCGTTGATTAGTGGGTTTTGTAAAGCGGGTAGAATAGAAAAG GCAGAAGCTTTAAAAGCATTTATGAGCAAGATTGAGTGTGAACCGGATCTTGTTACATACAATGTTttgttgaattattattatgataacAATATGTTGAAGAAAGCGGAAGGGGTGATGACTGAGATGGTAAGAAGCGGGATAGAGCTTGATGCTTATAGTTATAACCAGTTGCTTAAGCGGCATTGCAGGGTTAGTCATCCTGATAAATGCTATACCTTCATGGTAAAAGAGATGGAGCCTAGAGGTTTCTGTGATATTGTCTCCTACAGTACTCTGATTGAAACATTCTGTAGGGCGTCAAACACTAGGAAGGCTTACAAGCTCTTTGAGGAGATGAGACAGAAAGGGATAGTAATGAATGTGGTCACGTACACAATTCTTATCAAGGCTTGTCTTAGGGAAGGTAAATCTAGTGTTGCAAAGAAGCTACTGGATCAGATGACAGAGTTAGGTCTGTCGCCAGATCGCATTTTCTACACAACAATCCTGGACCATTTGTGTAAATCCGGAAATATTGACAAGGCTTATGGTGTTTTCAATGACATGGTAAAGCACGGAATTACACCAGATGCGGTTTCATACAACTCCCTTATAAGTGGCCTCTGCAGGTCATGTAGGGTAACGGAAGCTATAAAATTGTTTGAGGATATGGAGAGTAAAGAATGTTGTCCTGACGAGTTAACTTTCAAGTTCATTATTGGAGGACTCATACGGGAAAATAAATTATCTGCAGCCTATAAGGTTTGGGATCAGATGATGGATAAAGGATTCACCCTTGATAGAGATGTGTCCGATACACTCATCAAGGCCAGCTGTTCAATGAGTGCTGATGTTTAG